The genomic region TGAAGTTCAAGATTTACAAAATCAGATAATGAAAAACCCACCGGGAACAAAAATTAATCTAAAAGTTATAAGAAATGGCAAAGAACTAACATTTACAGTAATTACCGTTCCATTAGAAGGTGGCGATGTACAAGAGCAAACAACCGACGAAGGTTCATCAACAATAGAAAACAGTATAGGATTGATAGTAAAAGATTTATCGCCAGGACTGATACAAAAATATGGATTACCTAAGGTGGCTAATGGAGTTTTAGTATACGGCGTTAAAGAAGGCAGTGCTGCGGAAGAGGCAGGTTTACAAGCCGGAGATATAATCCTTTCTGTGAATAATATTCCTGTAAAATCTGCTTCTGAATTTTGGTCTTTAATATCAAAAGCTAAAAAAGAAGGAAAAGATAACGTTCTTCTTTATGTACAAAAAGGAGATAATAGAATATATCTAACATTACCTTTAAGATGATCGCGCTATTTGGCGGAAGTTTTGACCCAGTTCACCTGGGTCATCTTCGTATTGCTGAAGATATAAGGGAATATTACAATTTTTCTAAAATTATTTTCATTCCAGCATATCATTCTCCATTAAAAGAATATCATTTTTCAAGCCCAGAAGACAGACTCAGGATGTTAGATTTATCCATAAGAAATAATCCTTTTTTTGAAACCTCAGATTTTGAAATAAACAAAAAAGAAAAATCTTATACCATTGACACTATTAAATACTTTAAAGAAAAACTTGGTTATAATCCATTTTTTATAGTAGGTTCTGATGCTTTTTTGACTTTAGATAAATGGAAAGAACCTATTAACCTATTAGAAAACACAAACTTTATTGTTGTAAGTAGAGATAATACAGATTTTGAAAAAATAAAGGAATTTTTACTTGTAAAATTTTCGTATAACAGATTATGTGAAGATAATAACTTAAACTTAAGCGAAACAAAAGTTTATTTTTTTAAATCAAGACAATTAGAAATTTCATCAACAGAAATTAGAAATAGAGTAAAAGCCGGTGAATCTATTAAATACTTAGTATTGCCAGAAGTTGAAGAGTATATTTATGTAAGACGATTGTATAGATAGAGGTTATTTAGGTCGTGTAAAATTGCTTACAAAATTTTTGTAAACTTGCCTTTCCGTGTTATCCTCAAGTTATAGAACAAAAATTTTTTACCGGCTGCAAGATGATAATTTGTTTTTACAAACAGTCCTATCTCCACTTGCAAAAAT from Sulfurihydrogenibium sp. harbors:
- the nadD gene encoding nicotinate (nicotinamide) nucleotide adenylyltransferase → MIALFGGSFDPVHLGHLRIAEDIREYYNFSKIIFIPAYHSPLKEYHFSSPEDRLRMLDLSIRNNPFFETSDFEINKKEKSYTIDTIKYFKEKLGYNPFFIVGSDAFLTLDKWKEPINLLENTNFIVVSRDNTDFEKIKEFLLVKFSYNRLCEDNNLNLSETKVYFFKSRQLEISSTEIRNRVKAGESIKYLVLPEVEEYIYVRRLYR